One window from the genome of Catenulispora sp. MAP5-51 encodes:
- a CDS encoding alpha/beta hydrolase fold domain-containing protein, producing MERIRAPFVDADGVAHYRNLTVSRTQGFRPLHADLRVPPGGGRKPLIAFLHGGAFWAGSRVDLPGPLEELELPGFYQRLLSRGYAVADLDYRLSSEAVFPAQLEDVESAVRVLSEAAEELGLDARRFALWGESAGATLAALAALDKESGAPIHAVVDWYGPADFVTGAQGADIPGNPIYALLDGGVPGVWDRARAASPTRQVHADAPPFLIMHGAADALVPYTESENLAAVLRSAGVRADLVPVEGAGHVMEGASDVGALVDQVLDFLDEVLDAS from the coding sequence ATGGAAAGAATCCGTGCACCGTTCGTCGACGCGGACGGCGTCGCCCACTACCGCAACCTCACCGTCTCGCGGACCCAGGGCTTCCGGCCGCTGCACGCGGACCTGCGCGTGCCGCCGGGCGGGGGTCGCAAGCCCCTCATAGCGTTCCTGCACGGCGGCGCCTTCTGGGCCGGCTCGCGGGTGGATCTGCCGGGGCCCTTGGAAGAGCTGGAGTTGCCCGGGTTCTACCAGCGGCTGCTCTCGCGGGGGTACGCCGTGGCAGACCTCGACTACCGGCTCTCGTCGGAGGCGGTGTTCCCGGCGCAGCTGGAGGATGTCGAGAGCGCGGTGCGCGTATTGTCCGAGGCTGCCGAAGAACTAGGCCTGGATGCCCGGCGCTTCGCGCTGTGGGGCGAGTCGGCCGGCGCGACGCTGGCCGCGCTGGCGGCGCTCGACAAAGAGTCCGGAGCGCCGATCCACGCGGTCGTCGACTGGTACGGCCCGGCTGACTTCGTCACGGGAGCCCAGGGCGCGGACATTCCCGGCAACCCGATCTACGCGCTGCTCGACGGCGGAGTGCCGGGAGTCTGGGACCGCGCCCGCGCGGCCAGCCCGACGCGCCAGGTCCACGCGGACGCCCCGCCCTTCCTCATCATGCACGGCGCGGCGGACGCGCTCGTCCCGTATACCGAGAGCGAGAACCTCGCGGCCGTGCTGCGCTCGGCCGGTGTCCGCGCGGACCTCGTGCCTGTGGAGGGCGCGGGGCATGTCATGGAGGGCGCGAGCGACGTCGGTGCCCTGGTGGACCAGGTCTTGGACTTCCTCGACGAGGTCCTGGACGCCTCGTAG
- a CDS encoding tetratricopeptide repeat protein, with translation MTADLKADVNRRVAALFAAIDDYDEERFIAEVDALAAELPEGDADAIFHRGCARDSWGHSDLAVPMYAEALEIGGLTGENRRRAIIQMSSSLRNIGRVEDALATLLKEKETGGEDHLSDALDCTIALCLSTLGRDREGLSLVLVALAKHLPRYNRSMANYGRVLLEG, from the coding sequence ATGACCGCCGACCTGAAGGCCGACGTCAACCGCCGTGTGGCCGCTCTGTTCGCCGCGATCGACGACTACGACGAGGAGAGGTTCATCGCGGAGGTCGACGCGCTGGCCGCCGAGCTCCCTGAGGGCGATGCCGACGCGATCTTCCATCGCGGTTGCGCGCGCGACAGCTGGGGGCACTCGGACCTCGCCGTGCCGATGTATGCCGAGGCGCTGGAAATCGGCGGCCTGACCGGGGAGAACCGGCGGCGGGCCATCATCCAGATGTCGAGCTCGCTGCGGAACATCGGGCGGGTCGAGGACGCGCTGGCGACGCTGCTCAAGGAGAAGGAGACCGGCGGCGAGGACCACCTGTCCGACGCGCTGGACTGCACGATCGCGCTGTGCCTGTCCACGCTCGGCCGCGACCGTGAGGGGCTGTCCCTGGTGCTCGTGGCACTGGCCAAGCACCTGCCGCGCTACAACCGGTCGATGGCGAACTATGGCAGGGTCCTGCTTGAGGGCTAG
- a CDS encoding ketoacyl-ACP synthase III, whose product MAVIREKQGAAHTRIMGVGGYVPSRVIDNEEVCTWIDSSDEWIRTRSGIAERRWATPEETVLEMAVEASGKALAAAGISGDQVGAIIVATVSHFAQTPALACLVADRLGTNGAAYDISAGCAGFCYGVAQASDMVKAGTAEYVLVIGVERLSDLTDIHDRGTAFIFGDGAGAVVIGPSDTPGIGPVVWGSEGDKYGTITQTFPWGQAPEPEEDGGEVRGPFLQMEGQAVFRWASYQMAEVSLKALAEAGITASDLDAFIPHQANMRITDRLVKVLDLPEHVPVARTIAEFGNNSAATIPLAMERMLNDGSAPHGGLALLIGFGAGLVYAAQVVSLP is encoded by the coding sequence ATGGCAGTCATCAGGGAGAAGCAGGGCGCGGCCCACACCCGCATCATGGGTGTCGGCGGCTACGTGCCCAGCCGAGTCATCGACAACGAAGAGGTCTGCACCTGGATAGACTCCTCCGACGAGTGGATCCGGACGCGCTCGGGCATCGCCGAGCGCCGTTGGGCCACGCCGGAGGAGACCGTCCTGGAGATGGCCGTCGAGGCCTCCGGCAAGGCGCTGGCCGCCGCCGGGATCTCCGGGGACCAGGTCGGCGCGATCATCGTGGCCACGGTGTCGCACTTCGCCCAGACCCCCGCCCTGGCCTGCCTCGTCGCCGACCGTCTGGGCACCAACGGCGCCGCCTACGACATCTCGGCCGGCTGCGCGGGCTTCTGCTACGGCGTGGCGCAGGCCTCGGACATGGTCAAGGCCGGCACCGCCGAGTACGTGCTGGTGATCGGCGTGGAGCGGCTGTCCGACCTGACCGACATCCACGACCGCGGTACCGCCTTCATCTTCGGCGACGGAGCCGGCGCGGTGGTGATAGGCCCGTCCGACACCCCCGGCATCGGCCCGGTGGTGTGGGGCTCCGAGGGCGACAAGTACGGCACCATCACGCAGACCTTCCCCTGGGGCCAAGCCCCGGAGCCGGAGGAGGACGGCGGCGAGGTGCGCGGCCCGTTCCTGCAGATGGAGGGCCAGGCGGTCTTCCGCTGGGCCTCCTACCAGATGGCCGAGGTCTCACTGAAGGCGCTGGCCGAGGCTGGCATCACCGCCTCCGACCTGGACGCTTTCATCCCGCACCAGGCCAACATGCGCATCACCGACCGGCTGGTGAAGGTCCTGGACCTGCCCGAGCACGTACCGGTCGCCCGCACCATCGCCGAGTTCGGCAACAACTCCGCGGCCACCATCCCGCTGGCCATGGAGCGCATGCTCAACGACGGCTCGGCGCCGCACGGCGGCCTGGCCCTGCTCATCGGTTTCGGGGCGGGTCTGGTCTACGCGGCGCAGGTCGTTAGTCTCCCCTAG
- a CDS encoding acyl carrier protein produces MALTQEEILADLAEIVEEVAGVDAADVQLDKSFTGDLDVDSLTMVEVVVAAEEKFNVKIPDDAVKDLSTVGDAVGYIQKNQAA; encoded by the coding sequence ATGGCTCTGACCCAGGAAGAGATCCTCGCGGACCTCGCCGAGATCGTCGAAGAGGTCGCCGGCGTCGACGCCGCCGACGTGCAGCTGGACAAGTCCTTCACCGGCGACCTGGACGTCGACTCGCTGACCATGGTCGAGGTCGTCGTGGCCGCCGAGGAGAAGTTCAACGTGAAGATCCCGGACGACGCCGTCAAGGACCTGTCCACGGTCGGCGACGCGGTCGGCTACATCCAGAAGAACCAGGCGGCCTGA
- the fabF gene encoding beta-ketoacyl-ACP synthase II — protein MTARKSVVVTGVGATTPLGGDAASFWDGLLAGRSGVRDLTEDWAEQLPVRFAARVAVEPSAHLKPVEMRRLDRSAQFALIAAREAWKDAGFDGKSAEPNRLGVMVGSGIGGVTTLLSAYDDLLNKGPRAVGPRTVPMLMPNSPAAYVGLEFDARAGVHAPVSACATGAEAVGHAIEMIRSGRADVVLAGGTEAAIHPLPIAAFANMMAMSKRNDDPRHASRPFDVSRDGFVLGEGAGILVLESAEHAAARGARVYAEAAGVGFSADSHDIAQPEPDGRGVAEALAFALEDADLSAGDVKHLNAHATSTPRGDLAEIMAFRKILGSAAEDVAISATKSMHGHLLGGTGAIESVATVLALHHRQAPPTINIETLDPEVTLDIVRDKPRALPEGQIAALNDSFGFGGHNVVVAFRSV, from the coding sequence GTGACTGCTCGCAAGTCTGTTGTCGTCACCGGGGTCGGTGCGACCACGCCGCTCGGCGGGGACGCCGCCTCGTTCTGGGACGGGTTGCTGGCCGGACGCTCCGGGGTCCGCGATCTCACTGAGGACTGGGCCGAGCAGCTGCCGGTGCGCTTCGCCGCGCGGGTCGCCGTCGAGCCCTCCGCGCACCTCAAGCCGGTCGAGATGCGGCGCCTGGACCGCTCGGCGCAGTTCGCGCTGATCGCCGCCCGGGAGGCCTGGAAGGACGCCGGCTTCGACGGCAAGTCCGCCGAGCCGAACCGGCTGGGCGTCATGGTCGGCTCGGGCATCGGCGGCGTCACCACGCTGCTGAGCGCCTACGACGACCTGCTCAACAAGGGCCCGCGCGCGGTCGGCCCGCGCACCGTCCCCATGCTCATGCCGAACTCCCCGGCGGCCTACGTCGGCCTGGAGTTCGACGCCCGCGCCGGCGTGCACGCGCCGGTGTCGGCCTGCGCCACCGGCGCCGAGGCCGTCGGCCACGCCATCGAGATGATCCGCTCCGGCCGCGCCGACGTGGTGCTGGCCGGCGGCACCGAGGCGGCCATCCACCCGCTGCCGATCGCGGCCTTCGCCAACATGATGGCGATGTCCAAGCGCAACGACGACCCGCGGCACGCCTCCCGGCCCTTCGACGTCAGCCGGGACGGCTTCGTGCTCGGCGAGGGCGCCGGCATCCTGGTGCTGGAGTCGGCCGAGCACGCCGCCGCGCGCGGCGCCCGGGTCTACGCCGAGGCCGCCGGCGTCGGCTTCTCCGCCGACTCCCACGACATCGCCCAGCCCGAGCCCGACGGCCGCGGCGTCGCCGAGGCGCTGGCCTTCGCGCTGGAGGACGCCGACCTGTCGGCCGGCGACGTCAAGCACCTGAACGCGCACGCCACCAGCACCCCGCGCGGCGACCTCGCCGAGATCATGGCCTTCCGCAAGATCCTGGGCTCGGCCGCCGAGGACGTCGCGATCTCGGCCACCAAGTCCATGCACGGGCACCTGCTCGGCGGCACCGGCGCCATCGAGTCGGTGGCCACCGTCCTGGCCCTGCACCACCGCCAGGCCCCGCCGACGATCAACATCGAGACCCTGGACCCCGAGGTCACCCTGGACATCGTCCGCGACAAGCCGCGGGCGCTGCCCGAGGGCCAGATCGCGGCGCTCAACGACTCCTTCGGATTCGGAGGGCACAACGTGGTCGTGGCCTTCCGGTCCGTCTGA
- a CDS encoding PucR family transcriptional regulator, producing MTTGPTDDLTPAQRAAAVRRLEKAIGSLAGVAIQRMEERLAWYRAMPPDNRSWIGLVVQAGIAAFVEWFRNPQDRTAISADVFGTAPRELTRSVTLRQTVELVRTTIEVVEEGIGQIAQGPTEQAALREGMLRYSREIAFAAAQVYAQAAELRGAWDARLEALVVDELMRGDVLDDTVRSRAAALGWDSASGLVVVVGTTPKPLDNRENVRQHTALVADAVHRAARRARLTVLTGVQSDRLVVIIGGAEDPLTATRALANEFGPGPLVIGPVVEDLLSAGISAQAALSALRAAGAWPDAPRPVLAAELLPERALAGDEAAKAQLVTEVYRPLESAGAALLETVSAYLEQAASLESAARMLFVHPNTVRYRLKRVSDLTGLNPAQPRAAFTLHMALALGRLAGPANGL from the coding sequence ATGACCACCGGCCCGACTGACGACCTCACCCCCGCGCAACGGGCGGCCGCGGTCCGCCGCCTGGAGAAGGCGATCGGCTCGCTGGCCGGGGTGGCCATCCAGCGGATGGAAGAGCGCCTGGCCTGGTACCGGGCCATGCCGCCGGACAACCGCTCCTGGATCGGCCTGGTCGTGCAGGCCGGGATCGCGGCCTTCGTGGAGTGGTTCCGCAACCCGCAGGACCGCACCGCGATCAGCGCCGACGTCTTCGGCACCGCCCCGCGCGAGCTGACCCGCTCGGTGACGCTGCGCCAGACCGTCGAGCTGGTCCGCACGACCATAGAGGTGGTCGAGGAGGGCATCGGCCAGATCGCGCAGGGTCCCACAGAGCAGGCGGCGCTGCGCGAGGGCATGCTGCGCTACTCCCGCGAGATCGCCTTCGCCGCCGCGCAGGTCTACGCGCAGGCCGCGGAGCTGCGCGGGGCGTGGGACGCGCGGCTGGAGGCGCTGGTCGTCGACGAGCTGATGCGCGGCGACGTGCTGGACGACACCGTGCGCTCCCGCGCCGCGGCCCTGGGCTGGGACAGCGCCTCGGGCCTGGTGGTCGTGGTCGGCACCACCCCCAAGCCGCTGGACAACCGGGAGAACGTCCGGCAGCACACCGCGCTGGTCGCCGACGCCGTGCACCGCGCCGCGCGCCGGGCCCGGCTGACCGTGCTCACCGGGGTGCAGTCGGACCGGCTGGTGGTGATCATCGGCGGCGCCGAGGACCCGCTGACGGCGACCCGGGCGCTGGCCAACGAGTTCGGGCCGGGGCCGCTGGTGATCGGCCCCGTTGTCGAAGACCTCCTGTCGGCGGGCATTTCCGCCCAAGCCGCCCTGTCGGCTCTGCGGGCCGCCGGCGCCTGGCCGGACGCCCCGCGCCCGGTCCTGGCCGCCGAACTGCTGCCCGAGCGGGCCCTGGCCGGCGACGAGGCGGCGAAGGCCCAACTGGTCACCGAGGTCTACCGGCCGCTGGAGTCCGCGGGCGCGGCTCTGCTGGAAACCGTCTCGGCGTATCTGGAACAGGCCGCTTCCCTGGAGAGCGCCGCCCGGATGCTGTTCGTTCATCCCAACACCGTGCGGTACCGGCTGAAAAGGGTGAGCGACCTCACAGGGCTCAATCCCGCGCAGCCGCGCGCGGCGTTCACCCTCCATATGGCGCTGGCCTTGGGAAGGCTGGCGGGGCCCGCTAACGGTTTGTAG
- a CDS encoding peptidoglycan-binding protein, giving the protein MAETNDGGRRPAPRQTRAVPGQNRGASAPHTESNLPMTQPRVPDPSWLPGSGQGQSQVTGYGQQPGGRGPQAGAHPGAGASAAQGAQHPSFQPRPSAPQQGAAGQHPSFQPRPYAPQQPAAGQHPSFQPRPGAPGAQPAPAQQHPSFQPRPNAPQAGMPAAPQHPSFQPRPAQPQSAAPSGQHPSFQPRPNAPRPGMPSAAAQQSAAPQHPSFQPRPAAPAAPAPQHPSFQPRPAAPEGRSALPQRQSTAPAAQGAEGLTRDLRTPAPSRRPEPEWLRAAEERRIAGSASGGDSRLPERRTEITRLSERAIGQELFRRPVDETTVMPSSGSGYFGGGDDDDLPPFGRGGSDGPSGGRHRGPRRPAFRAAVPIAAVLAAGGGALGLVHAVSSGAPGSAVDMASGNNNSTITTDLSNAPSDGSTGANPASSDPATSPLDATTSGGDSLSAPNPGQQTSAPGSRSTAPSTSTTAGGTSSAPGTPLTSAPGIPSNGPISSTQPGAPATSPVSTTPSTPGAPTGTSSDPGTPAPPTSSLPNTPVSSTPGTPGTPTTPTPTTPTTPTPTTPAPTPTSSAPSTPDPSTPQISPSAGTLQAGDTGPNVSILQTLLDRLGTPTWVPVTGVYDTRTTDAVAYVQNMLNITADPRGICGPTTAAAINTLAAH; this is encoded by the coding sequence GTGGCTGAGACGAACGACGGCGGCCGTCGCCCGGCCCCGAGACAGACGCGCGCCGTGCCCGGCCAGAACCGGGGCGCGAGCGCGCCGCACACCGAGAGCAACCTGCCGATGACGCAGCCCCGGGTCCCGGACCCGTCGTGGCTGCCGGGTTCCGGACAGGGGCAGAGCCAGGTGACCGGGTACGGACAGCAGCCGGGCGGTCGCGGACCGCAGGCGGGTGCCCATCCGGGCGCGGGTGCCAGTGCGGCACAGGGTGCGCAGCATCCTTCGTTCCAGCCTCGGCCGAGCGCTCCGCAGCAGGGCGCCGCGGGACAGCATCCGTCGTTCCAGCCGCGTCCGTACGCGCCGCAGCAGCCCGCCGCCGGACAGCATCCGTCGTTCCAGCCCCGGCCGGGCGCTCCGGGCGCTCAGCCTGCTCCGGCGCAGCAGCATCCTTCCTTCCAGCCGCGCCCGAACGCGCCGCAGGCTGGGATGCCGGCCGCACCGCAGCATCCGTCGTTCCAGCCGCGCCCGGCCCAGCCGCAGTCCGCGGCTCCCTCCGGCCAGCACCCCTCGTTCCAGCCCCGGCCGAACGCGCCGCGGCCCGGGATGCCGAGCGCCGCGGCCCAGCAGTCCGCCGCACCGCAGCACCCCTCGTTCCAGCCCCGACCGGCCGCTCCGGCCGCCCCGGCACCGCAGCACCCCTCGTTCCAGCCCCGACCGGCTGCTCCCGAGGGCCGAAGCGCCCTCCCCCAGCGCCAGTCGACGGCCCCGGCCGCCCAGGGTGCCGAGGGCCTCACCCGCGACCTGCGGACCCCGGCGCCGTCGCGGCGTCCGGAGCCCGAGTGGTTGCGGGCCGCCGAGGAGCGCCGAATAGCCGGCTCCGCCTCCGGCGGCGACTCGCGGCTGCCTGAGCGCCGCACCGAGATCACGCGGTTGTCCGAGCGGGCGATCGGACAGGAACTGTTCCGGCGCCCGGTCGACGAGACCACGGTGATGCCCTCGTCGGGGTCCGGGTACTTCGGCGGCGGCGATGACGACGACCTGCCCCCGTTCGGCCGCGGCGGCTCCGACGGCCCCTCCGGCGGCCGGCACCGGGGCCCGCGGCGTCCCGCTTTCCGGGCCGCAGTGCCGATCGCGGCGGTGCTCGCGGCCGGCGGCGGCGCGCTCGGGCTGGTGCACGCGGTGTCCTCCGGGGCTCCCGGCTCGGCCGTGGACATGGCGTCGGGGAACAACAACTCGACCATCACCACCGACCTGAGCAACGCGCCCTCCGACGGCTCCACCGGGGCCAACCCGGCCAGCTCCGATCCGGCGACCTCGCCGCTGGACGCGACCACCTCCGGCGGCGATTCGCTCTCCGCGCCGAACCCCGGCCAGCAGACCAGCGCCCCCGGCTCGCGCAGCACGGCGCCCAGCACGTCGACCACCGCCGGCGGCACGTCCTCCGCGCCGGGCACGCCGCTCACCTCGGCGCCCGGAATCCCGTCCAACGGCCCGATCTCGAGCACCCAGCCGGGCGCCCCGGCCACCAGCCCGGTCTCCACCACGCCCAGCACCCCGGGCGCCCCGACCGGCACCTCGTCGGACCCCGGCACGCCGGCCCCGCCGACCTCGTCGCTGCCGAACACCCCGGTCTCCAGCACGCCCGGCACCCCGGGCACGCCCACGACCCCGACACCGACCACCCCGACGACGCCGACCCCGACCACCCCGGCGCCGACACCCACCTCCTCGGCTCCCAGCACCCCGGACCCGAGCACCCCGCAGATCTCCCCCAGTGCGGGCACCCTGCAGGCCGGCGACACAGGCCCGAACGTCTCCATCCTGCAGACCCTGCTGGACCGCCTCGGCACCCCCACCTGGGTCCCGGTGACCGGGGTCTACGACACCCGCACCACCGACGCCGTCGCCTACGTGCAGAACATGCTCAACATCACCGCCGACCCGCGCGGCATCTGCGGACCGACCACCGCCGCGGCGATCAACACGCTGGCCGCTCACTGA
- a CDS encoding DUF5937 family protein: MVISLGFGPADLARCRFAISPAFETLSAIRDATGSQGPGAHARWLDSVRPTLPGLGLEPIVLLQPRRGYTPDFLAPPPTAPVGDFDAELTRIAATPAPVVRREIELALRYTPGGRDTPTGRLLLGDPAEVLSLLTQLIRGAWETLVAPHWPRIRTLLEADVAHQSRRLAAGGLDALFSDLHPTVHWTGDTLIRDPGGDEHHDLDGRGLILMPSAFKWDEVIVITDAPWQPTLVYPARGLGNAFEARRGTPAAALTKLVGRTRAHLLTGLEEPASTSRLAHRHALALGTVSEHLSVLREAGMVVGERQRHEIRYRRTDLGDRVVRGH; this comes from the coding sequence ATGGTCATCAGCCTCGGCTTCGGCCCGGCCGACCTGGCCCGCTGCCGGTTCGCGATCTCGCCGGCCTTCGAGACGCTGTCCGCGATCCGCGACGCGACCGGCTCCCAGGGCCCCGGCGCGCACGCCCGCTGGCTGGACAGTGTCCGCCCGACGCTGCCCGGGCTGGGCCTGGAGCCGATCGTCCTGCTCCAGCCCCGCCGCGGCTACACCCCCGACTTCCTCGCGCCCCCGCCGACCGCCCCGGTCGGCGACTTCGACGCCGAGCTGACCCGGATCGCCGCCACCCCCGCGCCGGTCGTGCGCCGCGAGATCGAGCTCGCGCTGCGCTACACCCCCGGCGGCCGCGACACCCCGACCGGCCGGCTGCTGCTCGGCGACCCGGCCGAGGTCCTCAGCCTGCTGACGCAGCTGATCCGCGGCGCCTGGGAGACGCTGGTCGCGCCGCACTGGCCGCGGATCAGGACCCTGCTGGAGGCCGACGTCGCCCACCAGTCCCGGCGGCTGGCCGCCGGCGGCCTGGACGCCCTGTTCTCCGACCTGCACCCGACCGTCCACTGGACCGGCGACACCCTGATCCGCGACCCGGGCGGCGACGAGCACCACGACCTCGACGGCCGCGGGCTGATCCTGATGCCGAGCGCGTTCAAGTGGGACGAGGTCATCGTCATCACCGACGCCCCCTGGCAGCCGACCCTCGTCTACCCGGCACGCGGCCTGGGCAACGCCTTCGAGGCCCGGCGCGGCACCCCGGCGGCGGCCCTGACCAAGCTCGTCGGCCGCACCCGCGCGCACCTGCTCACCGGCTTGGAGGAGCCGGCCTCCACCAGCCGCCTGGCGCACCGGCACGCGCTCGCGCTCGGCACCGTCTCGGAGCACCTGTCGGTGCTGCGCGAGGCCGGCATGGTCGTCGGCGAGCGGCAGCGGCACGAGATCCGATACCGGCGGACCGACTTGGGCGATCGGGTGGTGCGGGGGCACTAA
- a CDS encoding acyltransferase domain-containing protein: MLVLVAPGQGAQTPGFLTPWLEVPGFADRLTWWSAVSGLDLVHYGTEADADTIKDTAVAQPLLVAAGIASALALFPHPADAFKMVGAAGGHSVGEITAAAGTGVISAEAAMVFVRERGRLMAQAAAVTPTGMTAVLGGERDVVLAKIAEHNLIPANNNGAGQIVAAGTLEDLARFQDDAPAGGRLRPLSVAGAFHTQHMGSAVEQLSTLAKGITTRDPRTRLVSNADGAVVHDGREVLRRLVAQVSNPVRWDLCMDTFGELGVTGILEVPPAGTLTGLAKRALKDVETFALKTPDDLDAAREFAAKHAEPAEANELDAAPTWRLVIAPHGGTVRRGALEAGDKIVPDTAVATVVARGGEHEITVRHEGQVLEWLVEDGDPVAPGQPLLRVHPTGSLA, translated from the coding sequence GTGCTAGTTCTCGTCGCGCCGGGCCAGGGTGCCCAGACCCCAGGATTTCTCACCCCGTGGCTCGAAGTCCCGGGTTTCGCCGACCGGCTGACCTGGTGGTCCGCCGTGTCCGGCCTGGACCTGGTGCACTACGGCACCGAGGCCGACGCCGACACCATCAAGGACACCGCGGTCGCGCAGCCGCTGCTGGTCGCCGCCGGCATCGCCTCGGCGCTGGCGCTGTTCCCGCACCCGGCCGACGCCTTCAAGATGGTCGGCGCGGCCGGCGGCCACTCCGTCGGCGAGATCACCGCCGCCGCGGGCACCGGCGTCATCAGCGCCGAGGCCGCCATGGTCTTCGTCCGCGAGCGCGGCCGGCTGATGGCCCAGGCCGCCGCCGTCACCCCGACCGGCATGACCGCCGTGCTCGGCGGCGAGCGCGACGTGGTGCTGGCCAAGATCGCCGAGCACAACCTCATCCCGGCCAACAACAACGGCGCCGGCCAGATCGTCGCCGCCGGCACGCTGGAGGACCTGGCCCGCTTCCAGGACGACGCCCCGGCGGGGGGGCGCCTGCGGCCGCTGAGCGTGGCGGGCGCCTTCCACACCCAGCACATGGGCTCGGCCGTGGAGCAGCTCTCCACGCTGGCCAAGGGCATCACCACCCGCGACCCGCGCACCCGCCTGGTGTCCAACGCCGACGGCGCGGTCGTGCACGACGGCCGCGAGGTGCTGCGCCGCCTGGTCGCGCAGGTGTCGAACCCGGTGCGCTGGGACCTGTGCATGGATACATTCGGCGAACTCGGGGTAACTGGCATCCTTGAGGTGCCGCCGGCCGGCACCCTGACGGGTCTGGCCAAGCGCGCCCTCAAGGACGTGGAGACCTTCGCCTTGAAGACGCCGGACGACCTGGACGCCGCACGCGAGTTCGCCGCCAAGCACGCCGAACCCGCCGAGGCCAACGAACTGGACGCCGCCCCGACCTGGCGCCTGGTGATCGCCCCCCACGGGGGCACGGTGCGCCGCGGCGCGCTCGAGGCCGGGGACAAGATCGTGCCGGACACCGCCGTGGCGACCGTGGTCGCGCGCGGCGGCGAGCACGAGATCACGGTGCGGCACGAGGGCCAGGTCCTCGAGTGGCTCGTGGAGGACGGGGATCCGGTCGCGCCGGGGCAGCCGCTCTTGCGCGTCCATCCGACGGGCTCGCTCGCTTAG
- a CDS encoding acyl-CoA carboxylase subunit beta: MSVTETVAAPAIPAPAKPSRPSREDDPRNPVGRLERLFDAGTTELLTPVDDSGFLAAAGLIDGVRTVAYASDATIQAGAMGATGCQVILTAYEHAMAAGSPIVALFHSSGARLQEGVASLHAVGQVFAAMTRASGKIPQISVVLGPAAGGAAYGPALTDIVILGPAGRIFVTGPDVVRSVTGEDVDALRLGGPEPHGRRSGVVHVVADTDDAAYSSARKLAALLGDQGTLDVSAVEDRDLAHLLPASPKRAYDVHPLVNAVFDKAGVELHPKWAPNVVTALGRFGGRTVGVIANNPLRLGGCLDSASAEKAARFVRMCDAFGVPLIVLVDVPGYLPGVGQEWDGVVRRGAKLLHAFAECVVPRVTLVTRKTYGGAYIAMNSRSLGATKVYAWPTAEVAVMGAVAAVRIIHRRKLAEVSDDIRPQMEQELAAEHELVSGGVQRAIEIGVVDEVVEPAASRSAIAAAIAAAPGGIGGGALVRGQHGNIPL, encoded by the coding sequence ATGTCAGTGACCGAAACCGTGGCGGCGCCGGCGATCCCGGCGCCGGCCAAGCCCTCCCGCCCCTCCCGCGAGGATGACCCGCGCAACCCGGTCGGCCGCCTGGAGCGGCTGTTCGACGCCGGGACCACGGAGCTACTGACCCCGGTCGACGACTCCGGCTTCCTGGCCGCGGCGGGCCTGATCGACGGCGTCCGCACCGTGGCCTACGCCTCGGACGCCACCATCCAGGCCGGCGCCATGGGCGCCACCGGCTGCCAGGTCATCCTGACCGCCTACGAGCACGCCATGGCCGCCGGCAGCCCGATCGTCGCGCTCTTCCACTCCTCCGGCGCCCGCCTGCAGGAAGGCGTGGCCTCGCTGCACGCGGTGGGCCAGGTCTTCGCGGCCATGACCCGGGCCAGCGGCAAGATCCCGCAGATCTCCGTGGTCCTGGGCCCGGCGGCCGGCGGCGCGGCCTACGGCCCGGCGCTGACCGACATCGTGATCCTGGGCCCGGCCGGCCGCATCTTCGTCACCGGCCCGGACGTGGTCCGCTCGGTCACCGGCGAGGACGTCGACGCGCTGCGCCTGGGCGGCCCCGAGCCGCACGGCCGGCGCTCCGGCGTGGTGCACGTGGTGGCCGACACCGACGACGCGGCGTACTCCAGCGCCCGCAAGCTGGCCGCGCTGCTGGGCGACCAGGGCACCCTGGACGTCTCGGCGGTCGAGGACCGCGACCTGGCGCACCTGCTGCCGGCCTCGCCGAAGCGCGCCTACGACGTCCACCCGCTGGTGAACGCGGTCTTCGACAAGGCCGGCGTGGAGCTGCACCCCAAGTGGGCCCCGAACGTGGTGACGGCGCTGGGCCGCTTCGGCGGCCGCACGGTCGGCGTCATCGCCAACAACCCGCTGCGCCTGGGCGGCTGCCTGGACTCGGCCTCGGCGGAGAAGGCGGCCCGCTTCGTGCGGATGTGCGACGCCTTCGGCGTCCCGCTGATCGTCCTGGTGGACGTCCCCGGCTACCTGCCCGGCGTCGGCCAGGAGTGGGACGGCGTGGTCCGCCGCGGCGCGAAGCTCCTGCACGCCTTCGCCGAGTGCGTGGTCCCGCGCGTCACCCTGGTGACCCGCAAGACCTACGGCGGCGCCTACATCGCGATGAACTCCCGGTCCCTGGGCGCCACGAAGGTCTACGCCTGGCCCACCGCCGAGGTCGCGGTCATGGGCGCGGTCGCCGCCGTCCGCATCATCCACCGCCGCAAGCTCGCCGAGGTCAGCGACGACATCCGCCCCCAGATGGAGCAGGAACTCGCCGCCGAGCACGAACTGGTCTCCGGCGGCGTCCAGCGCGCCATCGAGATCGGCGTCGTCGACGAGGTCGTGGAGCCCGCCGCCTCACGCAGCGCCATCGCGGCGGCCATCGCCGCGGCGCCCGGCGGCATCGGCGGAGGTGCGCTGGTGCGCGGGCAGCATGGGAACATCCCGCTGTAG